A window of Bradyrhizobium sp. AZCC 1719 genomic DNA:
CGGATACGAAAAGCCGCCGGCCATCGCGAGCATGCGGCCGGTTTCGTTCCCGAGTACGAGCGCCGCTCCCTGTACGGTCGGTCGAATGCGCAGATCGGCCCGCGCCGCTTGCTTACCCTTGGCTTCGCGCACCTGCACATAGACCACGTCGTACGGCTTGAGACCGCGCCCGATCGCGGCGCTCCAGGTGTTCAGCGGCAGGATGCTTCCGTCGGTCAGACCGACGTTGATCGCATGGCCGCGCTTGCCACGCGTATTCTCCAGGACGACCGCCGATTGCCAGTGAACGTCATAGAGAGGCAGCCGCGTCGTCTTCAATGCCATGAGCCAAGCCGGTTCCGTGACCTTCGGGTCAGCCGCTCTCAGACGGACAGCATCGGAAATGTTCGCCTCGGGTCCCTCAAATTTGTAACGACCGGTGCTTAGCTCGTATCGCGCGAGGCCCTCCTGCAATGTCGCCTCGACTACGCGCTGCAGGGCCGAGTTGACGGTCGAGCGCACCGTGTAGGAGGAATTGGTGAGATTATCGAGGCCCGCGACCGTCTTAGCCTCGCGGGCGATGTGATCGACGAAGTGAAAGCCGAAGTCCCGGCGCGTCGGCCGGTATTCGACGAGCTGCGGCAATACTGCTTGCGCTGCGGCGTCGATCATGGCGTCGTCCTGCATGCGGCCCAGCACGTAGGCGAGGCGCTCGCGCGCGCGCTCAGGGTGGTGGTCGGGATTGAAGTAGTTCGGTCCCTTGGCGAGCCCGGCGAGCAGCGCGCCCTCCACTGCGGAGAGCGCCTTGGCTGGTTTGCCGAAATAGCTGCGCGCCGCCATCTCGATGCCCCAGGCTCCGCGACCGAGATAAATCGAGTTGAGATAGAGCTCGAGGATTTCCGCCTTGGTCAGGGCGCGCTCCATCCGCGAGGCAACGATCATCTCGCGCAATTTTCTTTCGTAAGTGACGTCATTGCCCACCAGCAGGTTCTTGGCGACCTGCTGTGTAATGGTCGAGCCGCCCTGCGGCCGGCCCGGCTTGGTGAAGTTGCCGATGAAGGCGCGGACCAGTCCGCGCTCGTCAAGGCCGGTGTGTTGGAAGAAGCGCTTGTCCTCGGCGGCGATGAATGCATTGCGCACCGCTTCCGGGATATCCGCAAGCTTGACCCAGATGCGGCGATTGTTCGGCGCGTAAATCTCGGCAACGCGCTCGCTCTTGTTATCGAGGATTACGCTGGTGCCGGGAAGCTTGAGCTGTTTAAGCTGCTCGGCGTCGGGCAGATCCCTGGCCGCGCTGTTGTAGAAAGCGATGACCTGACCGAGATCGACCGGAGAACCGTCCACTTTTTCGACTTTGCAGAACTCCCGGTAGGCCACGTGGAGGTCGGCCAGATTGAGTCCTCTGAGCGCCTTGATCTCACCGCTCAACGCCTCCTTGTCATCCATGGCAGTGGCAATCAGATCGTCCAGGTTGATGTCCTCGATGTCGAAAGCCTTGCGCATGTGGGCGCAGCCGGCACTCAAAAGCTGCGCCACCTCGAAGCGGTCGCGCACCGCATCGAACTCCGTCTTGACCCCATCCGGCCGGGTAGTGACCTGGCTGAAGGCAAGCGCCGTGGCGAAGATCTTGATGAGAATCGAGTCCATGACCTGCCGACGGTCGAAAAAGCCGCCTCCGTAAGGTCCCTTTTTGTAGGACAGTACTAAACAAGGCTGTTTTGCGGAAAAAGTTCCCGCTAGCTCGCTTTGGCCGCGGTGAGATGCCGGTCATTCAGGAAAGACAGTGGGGACTTCTGGTACCGCCGGTGCACGGCGATGCGCATGTCGGGATTAGTCCTTCGAGCCACCTCGACAACATCGGGTCGGCCCAAGCTTTTGCCGCCGATGCATCGCCAACGAAGAGATCATCTACAGCTGAGCGCAGCCATGCGATGGCGTGCCCCGCCGCTTCTCCGGCCGTTCAGCACCGCTCCCGGCCACGGAACCAACGCTGCAGCCAATGCGTTTTAGAAGCTCAGCATTGGCAGCGTACTCATGAATGCCTTTTTTAATGCCTTTTTTTCGGCCGTGCTTGCCGCGGCGCTCCTCAGCGCCACCATCGCCACGATGCCTGCGGATGCTGCTCCTCGAAAAAAGAAGACCACCGTCCCCCCTGCAGCCAGCGTCGCTCAGCCGCCGACGGACAGATTTTTGGCCTGCGACGTTCGGGTGCGAGACTATCTTCGCGAAGGCGGAGCCGTGATACGGGTCACCAAGATCGAAGTGGATGATGCCCGACTGCAGTTGAACATTCATCATGAGTACGGAGAGGCGGGCAGGTCGTCCCGAAAATACCTGCGCGGGGACAGTGAAGAGGAAATGCGCAAAAATCTGCGCGGAATATTGGATGAGTTCGCGGCGGCTGCGAAGGCTGCCGCGGCCGGTCGCGCATGGTATGTGATCGCCGCTCGCAAGGTCATGCCGGACCTCCGCGACGGTTCGGGCGAGAACACGAGCCCGTGGACGGCGATTGTCCTCGCGGATTTCGAGGGAAAATGCAGACCCATCACGTTCTATCAGTCTATCGATCGGAGCAAGCTCGATCCTGAGGTGAGCAAGAAATTGGATGAGTGAAGTTTTGCACCCGGCTTGAGTTGGTCTGACGTGATCTGCTTCTTCGGGATCGAAGCAAGCCGTGATCCTACGCCACCGAAGGTCGTCTGCAGGTTGCGAGATGCGCCGATATGCCGAAAGCAAGCCCATCGGCCGTGAGATAGCGCGCGAAGATTGTTTCCGCCTCTGCCAGGATGCGATTGATCTGCGGCTCCGGCAGCACAACTCCCATGACGGGCAGCCACCCCCTGAGTTCGGACTCGACGAATTCGCGTATGTTGGGGAACCGTGCTGTGCCGCTACAGGTCGTAAGATCTACAAAGCTGGCTCCGGCACCCTTGAACAACACGGCGAGCCCCTGCCTGTCACCCAGCACAAACGGTGCGCGAAGCGCGTCACCGGCGGGTTTTCCGGCAACGCGATCCAGCAAGTCCACGAGGGCAGCGAAGGCGGGGGCGTGCTCGATGATATCCCAAACTGCGACCGCGCACCTGCCGCCAGGCACCATCACGCGCAGCATCTCCCGGACTGCTTTATCGCGATCCGAAAAGAACATCAGCCCGAATTGACACACAACGACATCGAAAGAGCGATCCGGAAACGGCAGTGCCTCGGCCGCTCCATCGCGCCAGTCGATGCCGGGCGCGAGCTCTCGCGCCACGGCCAGCATTCCTGCGTTTGGATCGAGTCCGACGACACGATTTGAGCTTTCGGTCCGCCTTGCCGCCTCGCGCGCCAGAACCCCGGTGCCGCAGGCAATGTCCAGAACGCGATCGCCGCGCTCAATCCTGGCGGCATCTGCCACCATCGGCGCCCATTGCTGAAAGAGTGCCGGAACGAACAGTGCCTCGTAGGCCCTCGCAGCGTCGACCAAGGTTTGCGAAACAGGTGAGGTCATCGTGTCACCTCGCGCAAAGCAAACTATGGTCGGGGAAGCTGATGCCTTGATCCGGGAGGCCTTTCACAAGCCGGTATCGGGTTCGCTTGCCGACCAAGCTTCGACATCCTCGCGGAAGTCGAGTGGATCGGCAAGCACGATGGCGTGATCGAGCCCCGGAGGGTTCCGCTCCCGGATCACCGGCGTTCCCTGTAAGGGCACTGTGGCCCGTCGGCTATGCCGCGCGTCCGGCAGCGATCGCCTTTACCTTTTCGGACGTCAGCCTTTCTCCGCCGATCGCCCAGTCGCCGCTCGCAACCTCGTTGATCTTCACCCAGGTGACGCCGCGCATGTTCTCGCCCTCCACGGCGACCATCGCTTCGGTCACCTTCTCGATTAGCTGTTGCTTCTGGGCCGGTGTGAAAACGTCGCGAATGACGTGAATATCGACGAGTGGCATGGTCTGTTGCTCCTGTTCCGGGTTCAAGGTTTGGATCGCCGCGATCTCTCGACGCGGCTCATTCAGCGGATACAACGGCTGCCGGTCCGCGGAATCTCGTGTCCACCGCGATGTCGCTACGCAACGTCTGAAGAACGACGCAGCACCGCTCGGCGAGTGATGCAAGTTGACTGATCTGCGCGGGATCGGTGTGCTCTTCGGCCTCGATGAGCACACCGACATCGATCCGCTGGAAACCGACCGGGATCTGACGGTCCACCACCAGGCAGCCGCGTACGTCGGCGAAGGCCTTCACCTCGACCGCTAGCGTCTTAAGCGCGATTCCCATGCGCACCGCGATCATCCGGAGCGTCGAGTCGAGGCAGGCGGCCAGCGCTGCACACAGCATGTCGCCCGGATTCAGTAGATCATGGTCGCCGCCAATGGCTCGGTGGATGCCGAAATCCAGCGAGACCTCACCATCGCCTGCGACGACCGCACCATGGAACGGATCCCGCTCTATGTTTGCAGTCCGTGCGTGATCTGCGATCTGCGCCTGCTCCGGCCTCTCGCGATAGCGCCTGCGCAGAGGCTCCTGACGCGGCGTTACCATATCGATCGTGCTAGCGCTCATCGGGCCGCTCCCATGTATGCTGGGCGATGATGCGAAGCATGCGGCAAGGCAGGTGAGGGCGCATGAGGCGCCGGTCCCATCGATGCGGATTATTTTTCCGTGAAAGGCGCCGACTCGGGACGTTTGTCCCGGTCAGTTGCGGCCGAGGCCGGCCTCGCGCGCCGTGACGATCGCCTGCGCGCGGCTGACAAGGCCGAGCTTGGCAAAAATCGTCGTCAAGTGATTTCGCACGGTCTTTTCGGAAATGCGCAGCAGCGTCGCAATCTCTCCGTTGCTAAGCCCGCGGGCGACTCTGTCCAGTATCTCCCTTTCACGCGCCGTGAGACCGGGCAACTCGCTGGTCGACACTGCCCGGACAGACTCGTCAGCCTTGAGGAAGTCGTCGAACTCTTTGCGGAACACAGACCAGGCTTTCTCATGCGGAAGCAGAATGTGGTTCTTGCTCTCAAGCGGTACGAACCGGGCATTCGGGATCATCGCCGCCACCTGTCGACCCGCCTCGAACGGCACCATCGCATCGCCGCGAACGTGAAAGACGAGTGTCGGCACGCGCACTTTGCCCGCCTCAGTACGTATGTCGAAGGCGTGGAAGGCACTCCAGAGCCGGCAAGCGGTTTCAGGCGACGCACTGCGCCGCTGCAACTCGCCGATCCATTTGAGCTGCTCCTTGCCGCCGTCCGGCATCAGGAGATTGGCAAAGACCTCGCGGAACGCGCCGGCATCCCGGCCCCAACCGATCTCGATCATCTGCGCGAGTGTCTGGGCCTGCCTGGCAGTTTTCTCGGCTGCACCGTCGACATAGGCACCGTGCGGATAGGCGCTGTAGAGGACGAGCCTGCTGACCCGGTCCGGGTGGCGTGCCGCGTAGGCAATCGCAACCGAGCCGCCCTGGCACAATCCAAAAAGCGGGAACCGGCGCAGGCCGGCAGCATCGACCACCGCTTCGAGGTCTGCCACCCAGGCATCCAGCGAGAAATCCGTCACGTTCCTGTCGGAAAGGCCCGAGCCTCTGGGATCGTGGCGGATAAGCGTGCGCTGCTGCACGAATGCCTCCAGCCAGTGCCGCCAGACCGGACTCTCCCAGTCGATCTCGAGATGCGTGAACCAGTTATTCACGCGAACAATGGGCGGTCCATGGCCGGCTGTGGCAAAGGCGATGCGCACTCCGTCGCGGGACGTGCAGAACCGTATCGTCTGCCTCATCGTTGCTCCGTAGCCTTGCCACCGGTCAGAACAAAACTGCGAACACTGGGCGGACCTTAGGTTATCCGGTGCGGGCGATTTGCGTAGCTCTCATACCGCCTCGTAAGACGCAATCTTCTTGATCTGCGGCGCGAGCACGTCTTCGGCCGTTTCGAGATCGAAGCGTGCCTGCATGTTCATCCAGAACGCAGCGCCGGTCTTGAAGAACTTGCCAAGCCGTAGCGCGGTGTCGGCCGTAACGGGCTTTTCTTCGCGCGCGATGCGTTCGATCCGGGTGCGCGGCACGTTCAGAGCGGCCGCGACCGCATAAGGAGTCAGTTTAAGCGGAACGAGAAATTCCTCCCGCAGGATTTCGCCGGGATGAACCGGCGGAAGTTTCTTTGCCATTTGCGATCTCCTACTCGGTGGCCGCATTCGGCCGGGCTGGGCTAGGGCCTTTTCGGTTCTGATTAAATCAGAACCCGGCTCTAGATTCTTGTTTTCGCGTTTACTTGACGCGAGCCGGTGTCCACTTCGCTTGAAAACGCGTTAGTGATAGTCGACTATCTCCACGTCTTCTGGTCCCGCATCGGTCCACCGGAACACGACCCGCCATTGATCATTGATGCGGATCGAGTGCTTACCCGCCAAATCGCCCTTAAGAGCTTCAAGGCGGTTGCCGGGAGGCGAGTTCAGGGCCTCAAGAAAGTCAGCGGAGTCGACCATAATCAGTTTTCGGCGAGCTATCTTGGCGAGATTTGCCGGGAAACCCTTCGGGACCATGCGGCCCTGAAGGATCGACTCGGCAAATTTCCCCTTGAAGCTCCTGATCACCGGCAATACGTATCTTATCGAGATACGTATTGCAAGGCTTTCGTATCTCGACAAGATACTAACGGCGAAACGCAGCGCTTGCGCCGGATCGACCGTCGTCGTGCGCTTCAAGCAAAACCCGGCGCCATCACGAACGATGGGGATTGCTGGTCGAGCCGCAGGTCCTGGCGGATGCGGTGCCGCACGCCGTCTTCAATCCGAAATGGCAATCCTGCAATTGAGGCTTCGACGGAGCTGCGCGCCACATGGTCACGGGAATAGGTGGACGAGCCCGATGCTAAGGCCCAGCAAGAGGAGCAGCGACAGCGTGACGGCGGCGGTGACCCTTCCGCCCACGGTCGAGAGCACGCGCACGTCGACGCCAAGGCCAAGCGCAGCCATAGAGAGGACGGTCAGGATAGCCGCTGTCTTCGTCACCGGTGCGACCACAAGATCCGGCACGAGCTGGAGCGAGCGCAGCGCCGCGAGCACCAGAAAGCCGATGATAAACCAGGGCACCAGCTTGAATGGGCTGATGGCGGCGACCTTCGTTTGATCGGCGTGGAGCTTGCGGCGGCGCGCCGCGACCAGCGAGAGGGCGACCACGATCGGCCCCAGCATCAGCACGCGCACAAGCTTGACCAGCGTGCCAATTTGCGTGCTGACGATGCCCGCGGGCACGGTCGCCGCCAATACCTGCGGAACGGCATAGACGGTGAGGCCCGCCAGAATGCCGTATTGTGTCGCCGACAGGCCCAGCATGGGGATCAGGAGCGGCAGGCCCAGCACCATCAACACGCCGAGGATGGCGGTGAAGGAGATCGACGAGGCGACATCGTCGCTATTGGCCCCGATCACCGGCGCGACGGCAGCGATTGCCGAGTTGCCGCATATCGAATTGCCGCAGGCGATCAGGATCGACATTTTCGTAGGAAGTCCGAGCATGCGACTGAGGCCGAAGCTTACCGCGAGCATCACCGCGACGGTGGCGACGATTGCGCCGATCAGGAGATAGCCGGAGGCCGCGATCGCGCCAAAGCTGACGGAGGCGCCGAGCAGCATGACGGCAACCTCGAGCAGTTGCTTGGCGCTGAAGGCTATGCCGGAACGCCAGCGTTGGGATGGTTGCCAGACGGAGCGAATCGCCATTCCGAGCAGGATCGCGATGACCAGTGCCTCGACGTAAGGATGGATGAAGACGTGCTCTTCGAGGCGTTGCGCGCCCAGCGAAACGGCGGTGATGATGCCGCAGAGCGTGATCCCTGGAACGAGGGCCATGCCGCGACCGAGCATGCCGGGTCGTGGCTTTGCGTCGTCAGAACTGCTTTGGGGGGGCGGCACTTATCCTCCTTGGAGAATAATTTATGCGCCGGACCGCGCGGGCTCGCTAGTACATTTTCGGATTGTGCCCATACAGAGAGGTTATATCCCTCAACCTGCATTTGCAGGCGTCGGCGTGGCCATCGTCCCGGTGGCGACCAACGAGGCTCAGATCAACTTGGGCGGTTCAAGGTAGTCCTGCGGCGGTCGCGTTCGAACGGATCATTGGATCGGGACGTCGGGGCAGCCCAACCCGTACTGCGCATGCCGGCAAGATATTAAAGCGAGGCGAGCAAGCCCTGCGCCCACGCGACGGCCCGCTCGAAGCTGAGATCGCCCGGTTCGAAATAGACCGCGCGCGCCAGCACGATGACGCCGACAAGCCCCCAGAACAGGCCGATGCCGGCTGACTTCAGCCATTTGGACGCGCCGACCGGTGCAGTCGAAGGATCGACCGCCGGGACCGGCTCCCCAAAGGGATCGAATGCGGGCTGGCTCATGGTAGCTTCCGTTTGGCTAAGGCTAATGTCGCCAATAGCTGCGCGGAAGCAAGGGTAGAGGAATGCCTTTTGTGGCCGCGGCGTGGAAGCTCGTTTTCCGCTGCAGCCCCGGGCTAGGGTTTTCTTCTACCGCCCCTCAGCCCGCGAGAAATCCGCCATCAACGGCGACAACCGTGCCGGTCGCATATTGCGACGCCGGCATGCAGAGAAATGCAACCGCGCCGGCGATGTCCTCCGGCTGTCCCCACCTTTTGAACGCCGTACGATCGGCAATGCGCTGGTAGTGCGCGCGATCGGATCGTCCTGCTGCGTTGATCGCCGTCTCGATGTAGCCCGGCGCGACCGCGTTGACGCGGATGCCTTCTTCCGCCCAGGCCAGTGCCAGCGCCTTGGTCAGCATGACGACGCCGCCCTTGCTGGCGCAGTAGGCGGGGATGCGCGGCAGCGCGAGCGTTGCGTTCATCGATGCGATGTTCACGATCGAGCCTTTGGTGCCGGCAAGCGCGGCCCGAAAGGCCATGCAGGTGCGGAACGTGCCGACGAGGTTGACATCGAGCACCTTTGTAAAGGTCTCGATCTCAAATTCCTTGTCGCGCGCCAGTATACCGGCGCAGTTGACCAGCGCATCGACGCGTGCCTGTCGGCCTGCAAACGATGCGACTGCTTCATCATTGGTGATATCGAGGGGATCCAACTGCAATCCCGGCCGCGGCCGTAGCACGGTGCGCGCGATATCGGCCTCGTCGACGCCGGTGGCGGTTACCGTCGCGCCGAGATCGCAGAACAGATTGGCAATGGCAGCGCCGATGTCGCCCGCGCCGCCAATCACCACGGCGTGGAATCCCGGAGCCAGCGCGAAGGGTGCGTTCATCGGATTGTTCCTTGCTATTTGGATGATCGCGTCGGCGATGCGGTGGACTCCCGGACGATCAGCGAATAGTCGACTTCGTGATGCATGATGGTCTGCTCGCCCGCGAGGTGACGCACGAGATACTCGCCGGCGCGCTGCCAGGTGTCCCCGGTCGGTACATGGATGGTCGTGAGGCTGGGGCGCAAATGCCGGCTCCAGTCGAGATCGTCGAAGCCGACCACCGACAGATCGTCGGGCACCGAAAATCCGCTGCGTTCCGCCTCCAGCAGCACGCCATAGGCGATAACGTCATTGCCGCAGACCACCGCCGTCGGCCGGTCCTTGAGGCCAAGCAGGTAGCGGGCGGCTTCGCGCGCATCGTCCAGCGTATAGGGCACCTCGACATGCCATTGCGGGGGCATCTTGACGCCGTGTTCAGCCATCGCGCGGCGAAAGCCGGCGACGCGGGCGCTCGCCCGATCGTTGTTGCGCTGCAGTGCGGAGACGATTCCGATTCGCCGATGGCCGAGTTCGATCACATGCAAGGCCGCACGGTGTGCGGCAGCTTCATTGTCCGTGCCGACACAGGGATAGGGTCGGTCGGGGCGATAGATGCCGACATTGATGAAGGGCACGGAATAGTCGGCAAGCATCTTGCGCAAGCCGTCGTGATGGCAGTCGCCGCGCAGCACGAGGCCGTCGACGCCGCGGCTGACGAGGTTGCGCGCCTGCTCCAGTTCAGCGTCGAGGTCGTAGCCGCTCGTAGTCAGGAACAGCATGTAGCCGACGGAAGAGAGATATTTCTGCAGGGAGGCGATGCCGCGCGCGAACATGGTGTTGTCGATAGTCGGGACGATCGCGCCGAGCGTGCGCGACCGGCGCGACGACAACTCGCGTGCCGGTGCGTGCGGAATATAGCCGACCGTCTCGACGGCGCGCGCGATCCGCGCCCGCAGCGGCGCGCTTACCGAGTCCGGGTTGTTGAGGGCGCGCGATACCGAGGCGGTCGACACGCCGGCCTCGGCCGCCACCGCGCGAATTCCCTGCTTTGCGGATCTTTCCATCACCACATCGGTCGGTCGAATGTAACGTTACAATGCAAGGATGGCGGATGGCGGGTGGGAAGTCTATCGATATTTGCCTTATAAGTCGTATTTTGCGCAAACTTGACAGCCAACTTCATCGGCCTAGTATATAACCGTTTTCAAGAAATCCGGTTGAGCCGGAAACGAGGGCGTCAGCCCCATCAGGGAGGAGATCGATGAAAGCCAAAGCCTTTGCGGCGCGCCTTGCGCTTGCTCTTGTTGTGGCCGGTAATGCTGCCTCGGTGGCCTGCGCCGCTGATTTCGACTGGAAGAAATTCCAGGGCAAGACCGTTACCTTCCTCGCCAACAACAATCCGGTGGCGCAGGCGCTGCTGGCGCACAAGGCCGACTTCGAGAAGCTCACTGGCATCACGCTGAAGGTCGACGCCTACCAGGAGCAGCAGATGCGCCAGCGCCTGGTGACCGTGATGAACGCGCGCAGCGACGAGGTCGACGTGTTCATGTCCTTGCCGTCGCGCGAAGGCCCACAATTCGCTGCTGCCGGCTGGTACGCCGATCTGACGCCCATGACTAAAGGCGCGGTTGCCGGCGACTACGACTATGCAGGCCTCAGCCAGGCTCTATTGAAGGCGGGGACCTTCGACGGCAAGCTCACCAGTATGCCGATGAATATCGAAGGGCCGATCCTCTATTATCGGACTGACATTCTGAAGAAA
This region includes:
- a CDS encoding HigA family addiction module antitoxin, whose translation is MAKKLPPVHPGEILREEFLVPLKLTPYAVAAALNVPRTRIERIAREEKPVTADTALRLGKFFKTGAAFWMNMQARFDLETAEDVLAPQIKKIASYEAV
- a CDS encoding LacI family DNA-binding transcriptional regulator yields the protein MERSAKQGIRAVAAEAGVSTASVSRALNNPDSVSAPLRARIARAVETVGYIPHAPARELSSRRSRTLGAIVPTIDNTMFARGIASLQKYLSSVGYMLFLTTSGYDLDAELEQARNLVSRGVDGLVLRGDCHHDGLRKMLADYSVPFINVGIYRPDRPYPCVGTDNEAAAHRAALHVIELGHRRIGIVSALQRNNDRASARVAGFRRAMAEHGVKMPPQWHVEVPYTLDDAREAARYLLGLKDRPTAVVCGNDVIAYGVLLEAERSGFSVPDDLSVVGFDDLDWSRHLRPSLTTIHVPTGDTWQRAGEYLVRHLAGEQTIMHHEVDYSLIVRESTASPTRSSK
- a CDS encoding penicillin-binding protein 1A codes for the protein MDSILIKIFATALAFSQVTTRPDGVKTEFDAVRDRFEVAQLLSAGCAHMRKAFDIEDINLDDLIATAMDDKEALSGEIKALRGLNLADLHVAYREFCKVEKVDGSPVDLGQVIAFYNSAARDLPDAEQLKQLKLPGTSVILDNKSERVAEIYAPNNRRIWVKLADIPEAVRNAFIAAEDKRFFQHTGLDERGLVRAFIGNFTKPGRPQGGSTITQQVAKNLLVGNDVTYERKLREMIVASRMERALTKAEILELYLNSIYLGRGAWGIEMAARSYFGKPAKALSAVEGALLAGLAKGPNYFNPDHHPERARERLAYVLGRMQDDAMIDAAAQAVLPQLVEYRPTRRDFGFHFVDHIAREAKTVAGLDNLTNSSYTVRSTVNSALQRVVEATLQEGLARYELSTGRYKFEGPEANISDAVRLRAADPKVTEPAWLMALKTTRLPLYDVHWQSAVVLENTRGKRGHAINVGLTDGSILPLNTWSAAIGRGLKPYDVVYVQVREAKGKQAARADLRIRPTVQGAALVLGNETGRMLAMAGGFSYPASQLNRVVQSLRQPGSTLKPLTYLAALRKGLQPNTLVMDEPITLAPIGATGYARQRGFWSPKNYDGGASGAITLRRALENSRNLATAQLLATGLDDSAERGLDRVCELAMEAQLYKDCMRYYPFVLGAQTVRLIDLAAFYAAIANEGARPRPHAIETIEQDGRAIYRHDPRAVDWIGSADRASFYQLKSMLQGVLARGTARAAKHLSPYVGGKTGTTDNSADAWFVGFTNDVTVAIWVGYDNSDGGRRTLGPGQTGGKVALPMFEPIVQAAWELHAPKTALNGPSREAMRQLVTLSIDPHTGDPAPAGSGRAFTEYFKRDPAGRIDDSQFRIVSRAESYTYRGGRDEDDGPSQQWSYGNRVYGDNRLPFPFPAWRLGPRGHPSWREYPDDEDRLPRPPLRVDPDYFWRRLN
- a CDS encoding OsmC family protein; the encoded protein is MSASTIDMVTPRQEPLRRRYRERPEQAQIADHARTANIERDPFHGAVVAGDGEVSLDFGIHRAIGGDHDLLNPGDMLCAALAACLDSTLRMIAVRMGIALKTLAVEVKAFADVRGCLVVDRQIPVGFQRIDVGVLIEAEEHTDPAQISQLASLAERCCVVLQTLRSDIAVDTRFRGPAAVVSAE
- a CDS encoding type II toxin-antitoxin system RelE/ParE family toxin, producing MKRTTTVDPAQALRFAVSILSRYESLAIRISIRYVLPVIRSFKGKFAESILQGRMVPKGFPANLAKIARRKLIMVDSADFLEALNSPPGNRLEALKGDLAGKHSIRINDQWRVVFRWTDAGPEDVEIVDYH
- a CDS encoding tautomerase family protein, with amino-acid sequence MPLVDIHVIRDVFTPAQKQQLIEKVTEAMVAVEGENMRGVTWVKINEVASGDWAIGGERLTSEKVKAIAAGRAA
- a CDS encoding alpha/beta fold hydrolase, giving the protein MRIAFATAGHGPPIVRVNNWFTHLEIDWESPVWRHWLEAFVQQRTLIRHDPRGSGLSDRNVTDFSLDAWVADLEAVVDAAGLRRFPLFGLCQGGSVAIAYAARHPDRVSRLVLYSAYPHGAYVDGAAEKTARQAQTLAQMIEIGWGRDAGAFREVFANLLMPDGGKEQLKWIGELQRRSASPETACRLWSAFHAFDIRTEAGKVRVPTLVFHVRGDAMVPFEAGRQVAAMIPNARFVPLESKNHILLPHEKAWSVFRKEFDDFLKADESVRAVSTSELPGLTAREREILDRVARGLSNGEIATLLRISEKTVRNHLTTIFAKLGLVSRAQAIVTAREAGLGRN
- a CDS encoding methyltransferase domain-containing protein; its protein translation is MTSPVSQTLVDAARAYEALFVPALFQQWAPMVADAARIERGDRVLDIACGTGVLAREAARRTESSNRVVGLDPNAGMLAVARELAPGIDWRDGAAEALPFPDRSFDVVVCQFGLMFFSDRDKAVREMLRVMVPGGRCAVAVWDIIEHAPAFAALVDLLDRVAGKPAGDALRAPFVLGDRQGLAVLFKGAGASFVDLTTCSGTARFPNIREFVESELRGWLPVMGVVLPEPQINRILAEAETIFARYLTADGLAFGISAHLATCRRPSVA
- a CDS encoding SDR family NAD(P)-dependent oxidoreductase — protein: MNAPFALAPGFHAVVIGGAGDIGAAIANLFCDLGATVTATGVDEADIARTVLRPRPGLQLDPLDITNDEAVASFAGRQARVDALVNCAGILARDKEFEIETFTKVLDVNLVGTFRTCMAFRAALAGTKGSIVNIASMNATLALPRIPAYCASKGGVVMLTKALALAWAEEGIRVNAVAPGYIETAINAAGRSDRAHYQRIADRTAFKRWGQPEDIAGAVAFLCMPASQYATGTVVAVDGGFLAG
- a CDS encoding YeiH family protein, which gives rise to MLGRGMALVPGITLCGIITAVSLGAQRLEEHVFIHPYVEALVIAILLGMAIRSVWQPSQRWRSGIAFSAKQLLEVAVMLLGASVSFGAIAASGYLLIGAIVATVAVMLAVSFGLSRMLGLPTKMSILIACGNSICGNSAIAAVAPVIGANSDDVASSISFTAILGVLMVLGLPLLIPMLGLSATQYGILAGLTVYAVPQVLAATVPAGIVSTQIGTLVKLVRVLMLGPIVVALSLVAARRRKLHADQTKVAAISPFKLVPWFIIGFLVLAALRSLQLVPDLVVAPVTKTAAILTVLSMAALGLGVDVRVLSTVGGRVTAAVTLSLLLLLGLSIGLVHLFP